In a single window of the Gossypium hirsutum isolate 1008001.06 chromosome A13, Gossypium_hirsutum_v2.1, whole genome shotgun sequence genome:
- the LOC107943991 gene encoding LOW QUALITY PROTEIN: probable aldo-keto reductase 1 (The sequence of the model RefSeq protein was modified relative to this genomic sequence to represent the inferred CDS: inserted 1 base in 1 codon), which produces MAQPGCLLQIPTVKLGTQGLEVSKLGFGCMGLTGIYNSPLSEDEIISIINHAFAKGITFFDTADVYGAHTNEVLVGKALKQLPREKIQLATKFGIAGMAPTGMIVKGSPEYVRACCEASLKRLDVDYIDLYYQHRVDTSVPIEETMGELKKLVEEGKIKYIGLSESSPDTIRRAHAVHPITAVQMEWSLWTRDIEDEIVPLCRDLGIGIVPYSPXGRGFFGGRAVVDSLSAGTFLASHPRFQGDNLKKNKNFYIRIEDQAKKRQCTPAQLALAWVLQQGDDVVPIPGTTKIKNLDQNIDSLRVKLTSDDLKEIRDAVPIEEVAGDRNYDSMKKASWKFADTCKRCWGFN; this is translated from the exons ATGGCGCAACCAGGTTGCTTGTTACAAATCCCCACAGTCAAACTGGGCACCCAAGGACTTGAG GTTTCCAAGTTGGGTTTTGGATGCATGGGTTTAACTGGAATCTACAACTCACCTCTCTCTGAGGATGAAATCATATCAATCATTAATCACGCCTTTGCTAAAGGAATCACTTTCTTTGACACTGCTGATGTTTATGGAGCGCATACCAATGAAGTTTTGGTTGGCAAG GCCTTGAAACAATTACCAAGAGAAAAAATTCAACTAGCCACCAAGTTCGGTATTGCAGGGATGGCACCGACTGGTATGATTGTGAAAGGTAGTCCCGAGTATGTCCGGGCGTGCTGCGAGGCGAGCTTGAAGCGTCTTGATGTCGATTACATCGATCTCTATTATCAGCATCGGGTGGACACGTCGGTACCTATAGAAGAAACC ATGGGTGAACTTAAGAAACTGGTTGAAGAGGGAAAAATCAAATACATCGGATTATCTGAATCCAGTCCCGATACAATACGGAGAGCGCATGCTGTTCATCCGATCACAGCAGTCCAAATGGAGTGGTCGCTCTGGACTCGTGATATTGAGGATGAGATTGTTCCTCTTTGCAG GGATCTTGGTATTGGAATAGTTCCTTATAGCC TTGGTCGAGGATTCTTCGGTGGTAGAGCAGTAGTGGACAGTTTATCTGCAGGAACTTTCTTG GCTTCACATCCCCGGTTTCAAGGAGACAACTTGAAGAAGAACAAGAACTTTTACATTCGAATCGAAGATCAGGCAAAGAAGCGTCAATGCACTCCGGCTCAACTGGCACTAGCATGGGTTCTCCAGCAAGGGGACGATGTTGTACCGATTCCTG GAACAACAAAGATTAAGAACCTGGATCAGAATATTGACTCGTTGAGAGTGAAACTCACTTCCGATGACTTGAAAGAAATCAGAGATGCTGTCCCGATTGAAGAGGTCGCAGGCGATCGGAACTACGATAGCATGAAGAAAGCTTCATGGAAATTTGCAGACACCTGCAAAAGATGTTGGGGTTTCAATTGA